GAAGAgtatggttggacatttatttgcaATCGCTAGAATTGTTTCTACACaatgtagaaacaattgtagtgactgCAAATAAATGTCCAATAATAAatgtactccttcttgttgattccaatttcttttagttatctattcacacactaCAGAAGCCCAAACTCAAAACTGTTAATATGTAGAATACTACTAGTGTACAGCATGATGAAATCTGAAGGTAaatgagctttatactgtactctgctATGTTTGCAATGGAATATATCATAATTAGAGGTACGCCATTGCCTACTGgcagcccccccccacacacacacaactgacgtGCGGGCTGGGATGTTGGATCGCCTCTGCAACTCAGTGTCAGGGAGGGGGGAATCACAAGGAGGAGTCGATTGAGGTTGGTGCTCTCAGACGCTTAGCCTCTCCGGCGTGCAGGTTGCTTTCGAGGTAGACCCTACTCAAGCGCAGCAGGGAACCCCAATGTGGAAAATTGGCCACACATCAGGgcccctatatatgtgtgtgtgtgtgtgtgtgtgtNNNNNNNNNNNNNNNNNNNNNNNNNNNNNNNNNNNNNNNNNNNNNNNNNNNNNNNAACCAtcccatttaagagtactcttcaatcattgggcaataaaatGCACTTGCAAAGACccattgaggcaagtgaattcaTTGTCATGGCCGacgacagtactgcctgattggcgcccatgctggtggcacataaaaggcaccatttgagcgtggtcgatgccagtgctgcctgactggctcccatgccagtggcacataaaaagcaccaatctagtgtggccgatgccagtaccgcctcactagccctcatgctggtggcacgtaaaaagcacccaccacactcttggagtgattgatgttaggaagggccgGATTGGAGCTTGgggcagccttctggcttgccagccctcagtcaaaccgtccaacccatcccagcatggaaaatggacgttaaacaatgacgtcgacgacgatgctgatgatggtatatattaatgacattTAGGAACATGGCATTTTGCcatgcaaccataatatgctaTAATGCATACTAAGTGTTTTTATACTACTAagtataaaattaataaacacatatatgtgacaCGGGATGAATTTGTGAggaccaatctcaggatgttgagcctcacagaagaaGTGACAATAGGCTGAGATGTCTggcgatatgaggttcttgagaagacccacccacgtcagtgaaactgagttctaaaAGCGCTGTGTGTCTCACCCACATATGACAAGAAACCATCTCACACACTCTACCataacaaaccaaactacatctcactttgcttcctcacatttccacttcatgcattatgcttacctcccactccccaatcctgtcctcttggccctgtctcACAGTGTCATTGCTATCCTCTAGCCCCTGACCTGAGTGTGCCATCCACATGTAACAAAAAAACTTTTCGCACACCCTACCTCAACAACCCCACCTGCATCTTcatatctcttctcttcctcacctttcctccttcatacactatgcctacctctcactccccaatcctgtcctcacagccATGTTTTTCTGAATCATTGCTATCCGGTAGCCCCCTCACCCCCACTCTATATATCCAAGTTTTCACCACTCCCTTTCCTCACTCTCTAATCATGCTTCTTTGGCAATATCGTACCGCTTATATTATGATCTTTGAACCTCAAGGTGATGCCCTGGTACTAGCCatcatctatatctctctctgtctttactcaaccatcccatttatattctgatccctgtctcTTGGGAGTATTTCCAGCACTTTGCAATCCTGATATCTCCCACATTCTCCCTCCTtttcctgcacttccctcaggctGGGTAACCATGAACCCCCTTTGTGGCAGCACACCTGCTTCtcccttcattctttctctctctctctctctctgaccaggtaaccttgtacctcctctacagcaagataccagtgtttttctctgtctcatTATAACCTTTCATTATCTAACACaggatcacctcctccaatgcctccccCCCTCTCAAAAGAGTTTTGTCTTGCAGGAttcttggtgaccctgtcagtgcaggtaccacttaaaaagcatccagtccacactataaagtggttggcatttggaaggacatccagctataaaaaccttgccaaaactgacctcacctatgcttgtgccatgtaaaaagccctAATTCCAcactgctgagtggttggtgttaggaagggcatccagctataaaagtCTGGTGCAAGCTTCTGCCTGGTCAGTACCTGTCAAACTGAcctacccatgccagtatggaaagtggtcattaaaaatgatgatgatgatgatgatgatatatacatacatacatacatgcatatatatatatatatatatatatatatatatatatatatatatatatatatacacacacacacaaagtataaagctaataagcacacacacacacacatatatatatttgtttgtttgtgtgtgtgtatgtgcatcatcatcctcatcatttagcaCCTGTATTTGCGTGCTGACATCGATTGCATagattgaatggtttgacaggagctgacagaTTAAATGATTAAATCTTGTACGTAAAGTGCAATTtttatctgtcaatctgtctgttaccatcttgctgcctaCATAAGTGAATCAATCTTGACAAAACTTTACATACaagttaaactaacatccagttcaattacaggctaattggatttcaataaaaatctataatgggcTCCCTAGTTGggctattatttgataaaatgagaaagatGCAAAGAGTGTCAGTGTGAGGGAAATGTGGTGGCATAGTGAGTGTAGttgatatcagggaaggggaaAACAGCATTGTTTAAGTgacaaatatggagtggcagtGGGATGATAACtttaatacagctgtcattcaTGGATATACACGTGACACTGcacacatactttcataaatacatagatgcatgcatagacacacacacacacacacgcagatacacacacactacatgcacacacatgcacttacgcataactaacttttaaaatgccaaagaagagaaagaaaggtgggtgtgaggaatatgtagctttaaggagagatGGGGTAGGTGGCTATTCTGCTGTCCATTgcaaaaaaacactcacacacagatacacacacacagatacacacacacacacatacatacatacatacatacatgcatacatatatacatacatctactatACACAATTTTAAACTCATTActtgtgtgtacgtttgttaatgtgtgcgtgcatgcatgcatgtgtgcgcgcgtgtgtgtgtgtgacgtcctatagatgtctgtctttctacttttgtagggtcttccctgtGCTGTtacatattgtgaaattttaaaattatatcaaaatttttaaatttgatatattgaaataattttctacattaaatccaatttcgttatttatttgttccagaaaaacagcaggaaaatattattgaggtttaaagtttaatcaactttacctaatcagaaaacaagattCGGAAGCTAGCattagctgtctatcacaaaatgaaagcaaaatcattatgaggaggaatttttattaaacatacaaaagcaagacaTCACGatgaccaaagttgtaagaattTCTGGAATTTTAATAAGTCGTAATGAATAAAGTCTTGTCAGATGGtagaacagacatgtaaataatttaaaaaggaaaaaatcctcAACAAAATTTTTTTGAGTAAAATTGCACAACCCTGGCCTGATCAAGAGGCTTATCTGTAGGGGAAGGCATGGTCTGAGATggtataaacaaaaatttatgtaagacattctattgtaaaaattgcctggCAATGACAGGCTCTTCAGCTagtaaaaaatatagagagaacaacaaaaatatgaaagattagtcaatgagaaagaaacaaactacTTACATAATTTCGATAATCTAACAAGGCATATTGTCCAGTAAAAAAAAAGGTTGCTTCCTCTTCTTTAGAGCAGACCAATGTTACTGCACTGATTTTGGGTACCATACAAAATAAGATTGTAaatgttcagttttattatttgtaGTAATCCATGTTTGCTACTTCTTAATTACTATCTCATTTTCCTTATCCTAAGAATTAAAGTATTATGCTAAGTTTAATGAGCCAAAAGATTTTTTCATCTGCAATAAAAAATTTGAAGCTTTTtagatttttgaaaataaagatttcttaCTCATTTGAGCTACGGAACAATTTTCTTTgcttacaatatatttttcatacttgAATGGTTTTGATAATACGAAAATTTGACAGAGCAGGTATTTTACAGTTAGGTGAGAATTCACTATGGCTTagtgaaagattaaactttatataacttaaatcataataaaacaattaactatattgtataatcaaagaaattaaataaaaagactagttatttatcctataaaataaaaagaaatattaaacagtattaatggaaaaaattcaaccCTTATCTAATCGAAGTCTTAGTTTAGGCTAAGATGATAAACTTACACctaattaattctttttattttattcactactaattaattctttttattttatgggataaatacctagtctttttatttaatttctttgatcatacaatatagttaattgttttatgatttaagttatataaagtttaatctttcattcataataaaattttcattcatgtttttatatctatttattctattctttttctttacgcaatattttcacGAGACTTCTTTTGAATAAACGTTTTAGTctaaaatcttttagtttaaactatagcatcgtttagatatgtgctacttctgtctttattattttaacctaaaacttcgttcaaattgtattttaaacgaaagattcgttaaaattagtttttgcatataatattcctgttagtttatattataataaacataaagttaattatggaacgcttataattttgatatttttaataatatttttctagcttaatataataagtattttatatacgttcatttgttatttattgttggttgatatatacattcttttattattattattgttgaatttGGACCTGAAGActagctatatttttgaaaagaattgattttcgatagttttaatcgatttaaatattccttctatttgaaaattggttatgaaacacgtgtagtcgttttattatcattatcttatgatatttactttgtattatattatacttatttattgtgcttttacttattaatttttctatatgtgatagtggattttcatcaatgagttcatgaaccttggttcttttccctaaaactatNNNNNNNNNNNNNNNNNNNNNNNNNNNNNNNNNNNNNNNNNNNNNNNNNNNNNNNNNNNNNNNNNNNNNNNNNNNNNNNNNNNNNNNNNNNNNNNNNNNNNNNNNNNNNNNNNNNNNNNNNNNNNNNNNNNNNNNNNNNNNNNNNNNNNNNNNNNNNNNNNNNNNNNNNNNNNNNNNNNNNNNNNNNNNNNNNNNNNNNNNNNNNNNNNNNNNNNNNNNNNNNNNNNNNNNNNNNNNNNNNNNNNNNNNNNNNNNNNNNNNNNNNNNNNNNNNNNNNNNNNNNNNNNNNNNNNNNNNNNNNNNNNNNNNNNNNNNNNNNNNNNNNNNNNNNNNNNNNNNNNNNNNNNNNNNNNNNNNNNNNNNNNNNNNNNNNNNNNNNNNNNNNNNNNNNNNNNNNNNNNNNNNNNNNNNNNNNNNNNNNNNNNNNNNNNNNNNNNNNNNNNNNNNNNNNNNNNNNNNNNNNNNNNNNNNNNNNNNNNNNNNNNNNNNNNNNNNNNNNNNNNNNNNNNNNNNNNNNNNNNNNNNNNNNatatatatatatatatatatatacatatatatatatatatacactcatatatatgtatgtgtgtgtgtgtacttttgtgtctctttttatgtccctgtaacttagcggttcggcataacagatcaatagaataaataccaagcttaaaaaaactAGTggtggggtcgattcgtttgactaaaattcttcaaggccacagtataatgactgaagcaCATCAGGAATTAATATTCAAGTGAAAGAGGAATTTAATCATTACAATGACAGCCAATGTGCTGTATCACTTTGTAAGGTATTTGCATTAATCTACCTGACTAATAATTTACAGCTGACCAAAATTCATCCAAAAAACTAGATACCCAAAAGCAAGAAAACATATAagcaagacaaaaataataataatgaaataaatgcagCAAAGAAAACCATTACAATTTTTAATCATACCTTTGAGTTTTTCCTGATGGATCGCTGTATGTCAAAATTacatttccttcatcaactgTAAAGTCAGCAGACTTTATACTTCCTAAGTTACGTGGATTTTGTACAGGAGATATGACATTGAATTGGCAGATCTGTATGAAATAAAGAGATACAAATGAATTAAGctgaataaaagaagtataataaaaagaagaaaaatccaaTGATAAATTTTCGGATAAtaccgatttcaaattttggcacaaagccagcaattttatggagagtgggtaagtcgatcGCATCGACTCAAGTGCttaatcattttattgaccccaaacggatgaaaggcaaagtcaacctcagtgaaatttgaactttaaatgcaaaaatttaacttatgatgaaagtaaacaaagtttgcttaaGAAGCGTTGAGATattttgaaagatacagaaataatttattctcaaacacatgaTGATGCTAATATAGCATAAACAGGATAAACTAGTTATATAGTGCAGAAAAAATCACTACCGGCCAGCCAGCCATGTGAGTCAAACTCACATCCTTGTGATTACacgtcaagtgctttacctttaagctaaactgcccagtaacgaattcttctgcaatataTATGAGCTTTGGAAATAttctgtgcgtgagaagacccagaaagataagtgagaccataacatgtggcctttaccaggggtgtagccagcccacttatgcgtaccttttcttatttggacacaaaaccctgcttgcgaagacctgttgaggcaagtaaaatcgaaatcgaaaattgaaccaaattcaatgactggcacccatgccaaccttccttaaGTGGatactaaactcagcttgcgaagacctgttggggcaagtgagatcgaaactaaACCagatttgatgactggcacctgtgccagtggagcgctaacagcatcATCTAAGCAGGATCGCTGACAGAGCAGCAGTCttgcttccgtgccagtggcacgtaagaagcaccatttgagcatgatcgtttccagcttcgccttactggcatttgtgctggtggcatNNNNNNNNNNNNNNNNNNNNNNNNNNNNNNNNNNNNNNNNNNNNNNNNNNNNNNNNNNNNNNNNNNNNNNNNNNN
The genomic region above belongs to Octopus bimaculoides isolate UCB-OBI-ISO-001 chromosome 2, ASM119413v2, whole genome shotgun sequence and contains:
- the LOC106871643 gene encoding uncharacterized protein LOC106871643 isoform X2, translated to MHCNNVNQTICQFNVISPVQNPRNLGSIKSADFTVDEGNVILTYSDPSGKTQSAVTLVCSKEEEATFFFTGQYALLDYRNYKFQLQSKHFCHWTRKNTFVLSTGTIICIVRNTYQMGM